The Candidatus Hydrogenedentota bacterium genome has a window encoding:
- the surE gene encoding 5'/3'-nucleotidase SurE, whose protein sequence is MPIVITNDDGIDAAGLRALAGAVEAACGAEVYIVAPDRGYSGCSQQVTMHAPIPVTERGPREFAIGGTPADCARLAITTLAPNCRLILSGINHGGNMGHDILLSGTVGAAREAACLGVSAVAFSQYLRGGREVDWPRTARWAVAVLGTLPLDNSGPAQLWNVNFPFRDGADGALPPVARCEPCPRPLPVAYAFSEGACTYDGSRYHERAQEEGTDVSACFGGSIAVSRLPVAVFRESGR, encoded by the coding sequence CTGCCCATTGTAATAACCAATGACGACGGCATCGACGCGGCCGGCTTGCGCGCGCTGGCCGGCGCGGTGGAAGCGGCCTGTGGCGCGGAAGTGTACATCGTCGCGCCGGACCGGGGCTACTCGGGGTGCAGCCAGCAGGTCACGATGCACGCGCCCATCCCGGTTACAGAGCGCGGGCCGCGGGAATTCGCCATCGGCGGCACGCCCGCCGACTGCGCGCGGCTCGCCATCACGACACTCGCGCCCAACTGCCGCCTGATCCTCTCGGGCATCAATCACGGCGGGAACATGGGCCACGACATCCTGCTATCCGGGACGGTCGGCGCCGCGCGGGAGGCCGCGTGCCTGGGCGTCAGCGCGGTGGCGTTTTCGCAGTATCTGCGCGGCGGGCGCGAGGTGGACTGGCCGCGGACGGCGCGCTGGGCGGTGGCGGTGCTTGGAACCCTCCCCCTGGATAACAGCGGGCCCGCACAACTCTGGAACGTGAACTTCCCGTTTCGCGATGGCGCGGACGGCGCGCTTCCTCCCGTCGCGCGTTGCGAGCCGTGCCCCCGCCCGTTGCCCGTGGCGTATGCGTTTTCGGAGGGCGCCTGCACCTACGACGGCAGCCGCTACCACGAACGCGCGCAGGAGGAAGGCACGGACGTGAGCGCGTGCTTCGGCGGGTCCATCGCGGTTTCCAGGCTCCCCGTGGCCGTGTTCCGGGAAAGTGGAAGGTAG
- a CDS encoding HAMP domain-containing histidine kinase, whose translation MEGIRLESESDVARLLQVHRYAQVGRCVNGVTHDINNLLGAAMAYAELASFDPAVSPETARMLGQIVEGATKCSELVKSLTSIARRDRADINLVSLEKLLDEVLLLLDYEFKMAQITFERRVASGLEPLPVDLPRLKIALLYLLLNAQQAVRGKEGRIVRVSIGNTADGVCIEVWDSGGGLDPEIADSAFEPLTSFWGEGDHLGMGLYMARQVAEMHGGQLQFDADRGFCLSIKRRHDMNDLV comes from the coding sequence GTGGAAGGTATCAGGCTGGAATCCGAATCGGATGTGGCGCGGTTGCTTCAGGTGCATCGCTACGCCCAGGTCGGCCGCTGTGTAAACGGGGTCACACACGACATTAACAATCTGCTCGGGGCCGCCATGGCCTACGCGGAACTGGCCTCCTTCGATCCCGCCGTCTCCCCGGAAACCGCGCGCATGCTGGGGCAGATTGTGGAGGGCGCCACGAAATGCAGCGAACTCGTGAAGTCGCTCACCTCGATCGCGCGGCGCGACCGCGCCGATATCAACCTGGTGTCCCTCGAAAAGTTACTGGACGAGGTGCTCTTGTTGCTCGATTACGAGTTCAAGATGGCCCAGATTACCTTCGAGCGGCGCGTCGCCTCCGGGCTTGAACCGCTCCCCGTGGATCTGCCGCGCCTCAAGATTGCGCTGCTCTATCTGCTGCTGAACGCGCAACAGGCCGTGCGCGGCAAGGAAGGCCGTATTGTCCGCGTCTCCATAGGAAACACGGCGGATGGCGTCTGCATTGAAGTATGGGATTCAGGCGGCGGACTGGACCCGGAAATCGCCGATAGCGCCTTTGAACCCCTCACGTCCTTCTGGGGCGAGGGGGATCACCTTGGAATGGGGCTCTACATGGCGCGCCAGGTGGCCGAAATGCACGGCGGCCAGTTGCAGTTTGACGCCGATCGCGGGTTCTGCCTGAGTATCAAGCGACGACACGATATGAATGACCTGGTGTGA
- the icd gene encoding NADP-dependent isocitrate dehydrogenase: protein MPEGEKIQIRDGQLQTPDRPIVGFIEGDGIGPDIWKASRFLFDEAVHYCYGGRRSIAWMEIFAGEKANTVTGSYFPEETLDAIREFEIAIKGPLTTPVGGGFRSLNVSLRQTLDLFACVRPVRHFPGVPSPVLAPQDVDITIFRENTEDVYSGLELKSGSPEAEKLAAFCKAEFGWNIRPGSGLGLKPVSEVGSKRLVRAAINYAIKNKRKSVTLVHKGNIMKYTEGAFRRWGYDLVKEEFSDVAVSWDDCKGDSGDKLLVKDAIADIFLQQILTRPKEFDVVATMNLNGDYISDALAAQVGGIGIAPGANINYETGVAVFEATHGTAPKYANQDKVNPSSVVLSGVMMLEHMGWTEAADTLIAGMTRTFQEKTVTYDFARLMEGATLLKCSEFARAVADNMKSGRAA, encoded by the coding sequence GTGCCGGAGGGCGAAAAAATTCAGATCCGGGACGGCCAGCTGCAAACGCCCGATCGCCCCATTGTGGGCTTCATCGAGGGCGACGGCATCGGCCCGGACATCTGGAAGGCCTCCCGCTTCCTTTTTGACGAGGCCGTCCATTACTGCTACGGCGGACGCCGCTCCATCGCGTGGATGGAAATCTTCGCGGGTGAGAAGGCCAACACCGTAACCGGGTCGTACTTCCCGGAAGAGACCCTGGACGCCATTCGCGAGTTTGAAATCGCGATCAAGGGCCCGCTCACCACGCCCGTTGGCGGCGGATTCCGCAGCCTCAACGTGAGCCTGCGCCAGACGCTGGACCTCTTCGCGTGCGTCCGCCCGGTGCGCCATTTCCCCGGCGTCCCGAGCCCGGTGCTGGCCCCCCAGGACGTGGACATCACGATTTTCCGCGAGAATACGGAAGATGTGTACTCGGGTCTCGAATTGAAAAGCGGTTCCCCGGAAGCCGAGAAGCTCGCGGCGTTTTGCAAGGCCGAGTTCGGCTGGAACATCCGCCCGGGGTCCGGCCTCGGCCTGAAGCCGGTCAGCGAAGTGGGCTCGAAGCGCCTCGTGCGCGCCGCCATCAATTACGCCATTAAGAACAAGCGGAAATCCGTGACCCTGGTGCACAAGGGCAATATCATGAAGTACACCGAGGGCGCGTTCCGCCGCTGGGGCTACGACCTGGTGAAGGAGGAGTTCTCCGATGTGGCCGTCTCCTGGGACGACTGCAAGGGCGACTCCGGCGACAAGCTCCTGGTCAAGGACGCCATCGCGGATATCTTTCTCCAGCAGATCCTCACGCGCCCGAAGGAATTTGACGTCGTGGCGACGATGAACCTGAACGGCGACTACATCAGCGACGCGCTGGCCGCGCAGGTGGGCGGCATCGGCATCGCGCCGGGCGCCAATATCAACTACGAGACCGGCGTGGCCGTGTTCGAGGCCACGCACGGCACCGCCCCGAAATACGCCAACCAGGACAAGGTCAATCCGAGCAGTGTGGTGCTTTCGGGCGTGATGATGCTGGAGCACATGGGCTGGACCGAGGCGGCGGACACGCTGATCGCCGGCATGACCCGCACGTTCCAGGAAAAGACCGTAACCTATGATTTCGCGCGCCTGATGGAAGGCGCCACGCTGCTCAAGTGCAGCGAGTTTGCGCGCGCCGTGGCGGACAACATGAAGTCCGGCCGCGCCGCCTGA
- the serA gene encoding phosphoglycerate dehydrogenase, translating to MARVLVLDGLSEQGVEVFRERGIDVDVKPPQSEGELAAILGDYDGLVVRSATKVTAAALENAGRLKVIGRAGVGTDNIDKDAATRKGVVVMNTPGGNTISTCEHTFALLLALCRNVPAAHGSMQAGRWDRKKFMGAELCGKTLGIVGLGRIGGAVARRAQAFEMKVIAFDPIMTQLKADGIGVELVSVDDLVARSDFITIHAPKTDKTDNLIRAEQFKRMKPGCRIVNCARGGIVNEADLAEALKAGAIAGAALDVYTSEPFENNPFIGLDNIVMTPHLAASTDEAQLTVAVEVAEQMADFLTSGAIVNAVNVPSLDSETRRAMLPLLELGERLGQFQAACAQGRPDAIEIEYSGEIGVADLYPVTASILAGFLSPLIEDVNAISAPHRLKERGIACAEKRSGLDSDYAFEIGVTIVTAEGPRTIKGTLFDGSDPRICSIDGMRVDAKPEGCMVVCVNDDVPQVIGRVCLTLGENGINIANLSLGREARGGRALTVLNVDEAVTEAVLESVRAIPHVIEARVVTLPGASR from the coding sequence ATGGCCCGTGTATTGGTTCTTGATGGTCTCAGCGAGCAAGGCGTTGAGGTGTTCCGCGAGCGCGGGATCGACGTCGATGTGAAGCCGCCCCAGTCCGAGGGCGAGCTTGCCGCCATACTGGGCGACTACGACGGCCTCGTCGTCCGCAGCGCCACCAAGGTGACCGCGGCGGCGCTGGAAAACGCCGGTCGCCTCAAGGTTATAGGCCGCGCGGGCGTCGGCACCGACAATATCGACAAGGACGCGGCCACGCGCAAGGGCGTGGTGGTCATGAACACGCCGGGCGGGAACACCATCTCCACCTGCGAACATACCTTCGCGCTGCTGCTGGCGCTGTGCCGCAACGTGCCGGCCGCACACGGCTCCATGCAGGCCGGGCGCTGGGATCGCAAGAAATTCATGGGCGCGGAGCTCTGCGGGAAGACCCTCGGCATTGTGGGCCTCGGCCGCATCGGCGGGGCGGTCGCGCGGCGCGCGCAGGCCTTCGAAATGAAGGTCATCGCCTTCGACCCGATCATGACGCAGCTCAAGGCCGACGGGATCGGCGTCGAACTCGTGAGCGTGGACGATCTCGTCGCGCGTTCGGATTTCATCACGATCCACGCCCCGAAAACGGACAAGACCGACAACCTGATCCGCGCCGAACAATTCAAGCGGATGAAACCGGGCTGCCGCATCGTGAATTGCGCCCGCGGCGGGATCGTCAACGAGGCCGACCTCGCCGAGGCCCTGAAAGCCGGTGCCATTGCCGGCGCCGCGCTCGATGTGTACACGTCCGAGCCCTTCGAGAACAACCCCTTTATCGGGCTGGACAACATCGTAATGACGCCGCATCTCGCGGCCTCGACCGATGAGGCGCAGCTGACGGTCGCGGTGGAGGTGGCGGAGCAGATGGCGGATTTCCTGACCTCCGGCGCGATCGTGAACGCGGTGAACGTGCCGAGCCTGGACAGCGAAACGCGCCGGGCGATGCTGCCGCTCCTGGAACTCGGGGAGCGCCTGGGGCAGTTCCAGGCGGCCTGCGCCCAGGGGCGCCCCGATGCGATCGAAATCGAATACAGCGGCGAGATCGGCGTGGCCGATCTGTACCCGGTGACCGCGTCGATCCTGGCGGGATTTCTCAGCCCGCTCATCGAGGACGTCAACGCCATCAGCGCCCCGCACCGCCTCAAGGAACGCGGGATCGCGTGCGCCGAGAAGCGCTCGGGCCTCGATTCCGACTACGCCTTCGAAATCGGCGTGACCATCGTTACCGCCGAGGGGCCGCGCACGATCAAGGGCACCCTTTTCGACGGCTCGGATCCCCGGATTTGCAGCATCGACGGCATGCGCGTTGACGCGAAGCCCGAGGGCTGCATGGTCGTCTGCGTGAACGATGACGTGCCCCAGGTAATCGGGCGCGTCTGCCTGACGCTCGGCGAGAACGGCATCAATATCGCCAACCTGTCGCTTGGCCGCGAGGCGCGCGGGGGCCGGGCGCTGACCGTATTAAATGTGGACGAGGCGGTGACGGAGGCGGTGCTGGAGTCGGTCCGGGCGATCCCGCACGTGATTGAAGCGCGCGTGGTCACGCTGCCGGGCGCGTCCCGCTGA
- the rpsF gene encoding 30S ribosomal protein S6 produces MRTYEALYIASPEMEEGDIQTLSQEVESLVTTNGGTIVRSEIWGKRKLAYLVKKYSEGNYILLRFQAKPDFIQKLELWFKLNDGVIRYLVTHFDEHTLRVEAEQARRKEEDLKRSAAGRDDDDDDDDAVPSRAANHRDYD; encoded by the coding sequence TTGAGAACTTACGAAGCGCTGTACATCGCTTCTCCGGAAATGGAGGAGGGTGACATCCAGACGTTGTCCCAGGAGGTGGAAAGCCTCGTGACCACCAATGGCGGGACGATCGTGCGCTCGGAGATCTGGGGCAAGAGGAAACTGGCCTACCTGGTCAAGAAGTACTCTGAAGGAAACTACATTCTGTTGCGTTTCCAGGCCAAACCGGATTTCATCCAGAAGCTTGAGCTTTGGTTCAAGCTGAACGATGGGGTCATCCGTTATCTGGTCACCCATTTTGACGAGCACACGCTCCGCGTCGAAGCGGAACAGGCCCGCCGCAAGGAAGAGGATCTGAAGCGAAGCGCCGCGGGCCGCGACGACGACGACGATGACGACGACGCCGTACCCTCGCGCGCCGCGAATCACCGGGACTACGACTGA
- a CDS encoding single-stranded DNA-binding protein: MSDLRLPDLNKVFIAGRLTNDPDLKYISSGRAVCRIRIANSRYYRSKEGERKEESTFVDVSMWDKQAEFVGEKLKKGRPVLVEGRLKSDMWDDKTTGQKRSKIEISAIRVTPLDWDEDGRGGGGGGGYGGGAGAAGGGGNYGGGGYGGDSGRSSQAPAPREIEEPLPEDDIPF; this comes from the coding sequence ATGAGCGATCTCCGGTTACCCGATCTCAACAAGGTGTTTATCGCGGGCAGGCTGACGAACGACCCCGATCTGAAGTACATCAGTTCGGGCCGGGCCGTCTGCCGGATCCGCATTGCCAACTCCCGCTATTACCGCAGCAAGGAAGGCGAGCGGAAGGAGGAATCCACCTTCGTCGACGTCTCCATGTGGGATAAGCAAGCGGAGTTCGTTGGCGAGAAGTTGAAAAAAGGCCGTCCGGTACTCGTGGAAGGCCGCCTCAAGAGCGACATGTGGGATGATAAGACCACAGGCCAGAAGCGGTCAAAAATCGAGATTTCGGCCATCCGGGTAACACCGCTCGACTGGGATGAAGACGGGCGTGGCGGCGGCGGCGGAGGTGGCTATGGCGGAGGCGCTGGCGCTGCCGGTGGCGGCGGAAACTATGGCGGCGGCGGGTACGGCGGCGACAGCGGCCGTTCCAGCCAGGCGCCCGCGCCACGGGAGATCGAAGAGCCGCTCCCGGAAGACGACATCCCCTTCTAA
- the rpsR gene encoding 30S ribosomal protein S18: MAKISAKAKAKVRAKKAKRKKKKKVQRPKICRLTVDRVVHIDYKDVAMLKHYITERGKIIPRRITGASAKHQRMLTQAIKLARQIALLPYSAD; the protein is encoded by the coding sequence ATGGCAAAAATTTCCGCCAAGGCAAAGGCCAAGGTCCGCGCCAAGAAGGCGAAACGGAAGAAGAAGAAGAAGGTCCAGCGCCCGAAGATCTGCCGCTTGACCGTGGATCGCGTCGTCCATATCGATTATAAGGACGTCGCCATGCTGAAGCACTACATCACCGAGCGCGGAAAGATCATCCCCCGCCGGATCACGGGCGCTTCGGCCAAGCACCAGCGCATGCTGACGCAGGCGATCAAACTCGCCCGCCAGATTGCGCTGCTGCCGTACTCGGCGGACTAG
- a CDS encoding DUF2232 domain-containing protein yields the protein MPADVARPPRPGVQQLALLLPLAFLFLLAGALPLSALCCVLITAQYGLAGEPRKAAGVAALSGAAVALLLGSLPLGIVHAALASGGILVAALMRRGWSYGARLALVTGLLFVTSALFTLANWDTWRHGLTVFINARIAEMNASEVSNDQAVEFAKWWDVNSPNLAFGSLFGTILYLSAFTLSVLDRGQQPPDARQKRRPTGFQRMRVPDWVVWAAIAAAALWFADQRWPNDVLRAVAWNLAIGLSFLYWLNGFSILLYALSIFKASALAVLLVFAGFVLFSSLLPALTVMGFFDTWYEFRMRFRRAALLRRISQRSADQDDQAP from the coding sequence GTGCCCGCTGACGTCGCCCGCCCGCCGCGGCCCGGAGTGCAGCAGCTTGCGCTGTTGCTCCCGCTGGCGTTTTTGTTCCTGCTGGCCGGCGCGCTGCCGCTTTCGGCCTTGTGTTGCGTCCTGATTACGGCGCAATACGGGCTTGCGGGCGAGCCGCGCAAGGCGGCGGGCGTCGCGGCGCTCTCCGGCGCGGCCGTGGCGCTTCTGCTGGGCTCGCTTCCGCTGGGCATCGTGCACGCGGCGCTGGCCTCCGGAGGCATACTGGTGGCGGCGCTCATGCGGCGCGGCTGGTCCTACGGAGCGCGGCTGGCCCTGGTGACGGGGCTGCTGTTTGTGACGTCGGCGCTGTTTACGCTCGCCAACTGGGATACCTGGCGCCACGGGTTGACCGTGTTTATCAACGCGAGAATTGCGGAGATGAACGCCAGCGAGGTCTCCAATGACCAGGCGGTGGAGTTCGCGAAGTGGTGGGACGTAAACAGCCCGAATCTGGCCTTCGGTTCGCTCTTCGGAACGATCCTGTACCTGAGCGCGTTTACGCTCAGCGTGCTTGATCGCGGGCAGCAGCCCCCCGATGCGCGCCAGAAGCGCCGCCCGACCGGCTTCCAGCGGATGCGCGTGCCGGACTGGGTGGTGTGGGCCGCCATAGCCGCGGCGGCGCTGTGGTTCGCGGACCAGCGCTGGCCCAATGATGTGCTCCGCGCGGTCGCCTGGAACCTGGCGATCGGCTTGTCGTTCTTGTATTGGCTGAATGGGTTTTCCATTCTGCTCTACGCATTGAGCATCTTCAAGGCTTCGGCCCTGGCGGTGCTCCTGGTGTTCGCGGGCTTCGTGCTGTTCAGCAGCTTGTTGCCCGCCTTGACCGTGATGGGTTTTTTCGATACCTGGTACGAGTTCCGCATGCGCTTCCGGCGCGCCGCCCTGTTGCGGCGCATCAGCCAGCGGTCCGCCGATCAGGACGATCAGGCCCCGTAA
- the rplI gene encoding 50S ribosomal protein L9, protein MKVILCDDVDNLGEMGQTVKVADGFARNYLIPRKLAVQADSASAKQIEHELAIIKRREEKRRAEQSKFARELEKLTVEIQVRAGEGDKIFGSVTAGHIAEKLAEMGHEVNRKTIVLEEPIKSLGIFKVAVKFPGGIEAHIKVWVTGIEEPKKAEEVAEEAEETAGVADDDE, encoded by the coding sequence ATGAAGGTCATCTTGTGTGATGATGTCGATAACCTGGGCGAAATGGGCCAGACCGTGAAGGTCGCCGATGGCTTCGCCCGGAATTACCTGATCCCGCGGAAGCTCGCCGTGCAGGCCGACAGCGCCAGCGCGAAGCAGATCGAGCACGAACTTGCGATCATCAAGCGCCGCGAAGAAAAGCGCCGCGCCGAGCAGTCGAAATTCGCCCGCGAGCTTGAAAAGCTGACCGTCGAGATCCAGGTCCGCGCGGGCGAGGGCGACAAGATCTTCGGATCGGTGACCGCGGGCCACATTGCCGAGAAGCTCGCGGAAATGGGCCACGAAGTCAACCGCAAGACCATCGTGCTCGAAGAGCCGATCAAGTCCCTCGGCATCTTCAAGGTCGCGGTGAAGTTCCCGGGCGGGATCGAGGCCCATATCAAGGTCTGGGTAACGGGTATCGAAGAGCCCAAGAAGGCCGAAGAAGTGGCCGAGGAAGCCGAGGAAACCGCTGGCGTAGCGGACGACGACGAATAA
- the dnaB gene encoding replicative DNA helicase, with the protein MAALTMPKPVFDRTPPQNQDAERSVLGAMLLNPDAVGTAVEVLRDDPADTFYVEAHQHIFEAILSLARDNRPVDMLTLTDALARNGALEKAGGAAYIAELTDAVPTSANVEYYAKIVLDAALRRKLISICTRCAGEAYKNQGEIDDLLDQTETDIFGIAQQRQLNPIHRVSELLEEGIKRIEMQMKTDGGITGVPTGFTKLDEMLSGMQPSDMIILAARPSVGKTAFCLNVAANASTNHGKGVLVFSLEMAKEQLVSRLLCMVGQVDSTRLRSGFLARAEFPKLQHAAAKLQEAKIYIDDTPNISVLELRSKARKHASQNKVDLLIIDYLQLMQGSSRAENRQVEISEISRAIKGLARELRCPVIALSQLSREAEKDDGGVPKLSHLRESGAIEQDADVVMMLSRLPANEREGRENVIRLTVAKQRNGPTGPLELLFEPNIQRFRNLDGFHADEDAPPYQPFEDDQAPVEDYYDEDDAPF; encoded by the coding sequence ATGGCAGCATTGACAATGCCCAAACCCGTGTTTGATCGCACCCCGCCACAGAATCAGGATGCGGAGCGGTCTGTCCTGGGCGCGATGCTGCTCAATCCCGATGCAGTTGGTACGGCGGTGGAAGTCCTGCGGGACGACCCCGCCGATACCTTTTACGTCGAGGCCCACCAGCATATCTTCGAGGCCATTCTCTCGCTCGCGCGGGACAACCGCCCGGTGGACATGCTCACCCTCACCGATGCGCTGGCCCGCAACGGGGCCCTCGAAAAGGCGGGCGGCGCGGCGTATATCGCCGAACTCACGGACGCCGTGCCCACCTCGGCCAACGTCGAGTACTACGCGAAGATCGTGCTCGACGCCGCGCTGCGGCGCAAGCTCATTTCGATCTGCACGCGCTGCGCGGGCGAGGCCTACAAAAACCAGGGCGAAATCGACGATCTCCTCGACCAGACCGAGACCGATATCTTCGGCATCGCGCAGCAGCGCCAGCTGAACCCGATCCACCGGGTCTCCGAACTCCTCGAAGAGGGTATCAAGCGCATCGAAATGCAGATGAAGACCGATGGCGGCATCACGGGCGTCCCCACCGGCTTCACCAAGCTCGACGAGATGCTTTCGGGCATGCAGCCGTCGGACATGATCATCCTGGCGGCGCGGCCGTCGGTGGGCAAAACGGCCTTCTGTCTCAATGTCGCCGCCAACGCCTCCACCAACCACGGCAAGGGTGTGCTGGTGTTCAGCCTGGAAATGGCGAAGGAGCAGCTGGTGTCCCGCCTGCTGTGCATGGTCGGCCAGGTGGACAGCACGCGCCTGCGATCGGGCTTTCTGGCGCGAGCGGAGTTTCCGAAGCTGCAGCACGCGGCGGCCAAGCTCCAGGAAGCGAAAATCTACATCGACGACACCCCCAACATCAGCGTGCTCGAGCTCCGCTCCAAGGCCCGAAAGCACGCCTCGCAGAACAAGGTCGACCTGCTGATTATCGACTACCTCCAGCTCATGCAGGGGTCCTCGCGCGCCGAAAACCGGCAGGTGGAGATTTCCGAGATCTCGCGCGCGATCAAGGGCCTCGCCCGCGAGCTGCGCTGCCCGGTGATCGCCCTTTCGCAGCTCAGCCGCGAGGCCGAGAAAGACGACGGCGGCGTCCCGAAACTCTCGCACCTCCGGGAATCCGGCGCGATCGAGCAGGACGCCGACGTGGTGATGATGTTGTCCCGCCTCCCCGCCAATGAGCGCGAGGGCCGCGAGAACGTCATCCGCCTGACCGTCGCCAAGCAGCGAAACGGCCCCACCGGCCCGCTGGAACTGCTCTTCGAGCCCAATATTCAGCGCTTCCGGAACCTCGACGGCTTCCACGCGGACGAGGACGCGCCCCCCTACCAGCCCTTTGAGGATGATCAGGCGCCGGTGGAAGATTATTACGACGAAGACGACGCTCCGTTCTAA
- the dapA gene encoding 4-hydroxy-tetrahydrodipicolinate synthase produces MFQGSFPALVTPFQENYEIDFDAYGRLIDFHLENGTDGIVPCGCTGEAATLSHEEQKAIIRFAVERVAGRVPVIAGTGSNNTKEAIGLTKFAKEAGADAALLITPYYNKPTPAGQVAHYKLVAEEAQIPIMLYNVPGRTGTKISPETIAELRRVPFIESVKEACGSVDQVSQILHLCDINVMSGDDSLTLPMMAVGATGVVSVAANVAPRLVSDLCRAANAGDFAKARELHYKLLPLATVLFVETNPLPVKAALAKMGMIKNILRLPLVSMTDQSAARLDPVLKELGLI; encoded by the coding sequence ATGTTTCAGGGTTCATTCCCAGCACTGGTCACCCCCTTCCAGGAGAACTACGAAATCGACTTCGATGCCTACGGGCGCCTCATCGATTTCCACCTCGAAAACGGCACGGACGGCATTGTGCCGTGTGGCTGCACCGGCGAAGCCGCCACCCTCTCGCACGAGGAGCAGAAGGCGATCATCCGCTTCGCCGTGGAGCGTGTCGCCGGCCGCGTCCCCGTGATTGCGGGCACGGGATCGAACAACACGAAGGAGGCCATCGGCCTTACGAAGTTCGCCAAAGAGGCCGGCGCCGACGCGGCCCTGCTCATCACGCCCTACTACAACAAGCCCACGCCCGCGGGCCAGGTCGCGCATTACAAGCTGGTGGCCGAAGAGGCTCAAATCCCGATCATGCTCTACAACGTGCCGGGGCGCACGGGCACCAAGATCTCCCCGGAAACCATCGCGGAGCTGCGGCGCGTTCCCTTTATCGAGTCCGTCAAGGAGGCCTGCGGCAGCGTCGACCAGGTGTCGCAGATCCTGCACCTTTGCGACATCAACGTCATGTCCGGCGACGACAGCCTCACCCTCCCGATGATGGCCGTGGGCGCGACCGGTGTGGTCTCCGTCGCGGCGAACGTGGCCCCGCGCCTCGTTTCCGACCTCTGCCGGGCCGCCAACGCCGGAGACTTCGCGAAGGCGCGCGAACTGCACTACAAGCTGCTCCCGCTGGCCACCGTCCTCTTCGTGGAAACCAACCCGCTCCCCGTCAAGGCGGCCCTCGCCAAGATGGGCATGATCAAGAACATCCTGCGCCTGCCCCTGGTTTCGATGACGGACCAGTCCGCCGCGCGGCTGGACCCGGTGCTCAAGGAATTGGGCCTGATCTAA
- a CDS encoding type IV pilus twitching motility protein PilT, producing MAEIDKYFKLMVEHGTSDLHFCTGCKPMFRKDGSIMPLKADEEITPERAERVLFEITPEKNLKEFQTTHDTDFAYELEGYGRFRANIFRDHKGVGGVFRLIPSEILTFEQLKLPQALKKFCQLHKGLVLVTGPTGSGKSTTLAAMIDYINKNRSDHIITIEDPIEFVHENQRCLINQREVHSHTMGFKNALRAALREDPDIVLVGEMRDLETTHIAIETAETGHLVFGTLHTTTAISTVDRLIDQFPSGQQSQIRTMLSAALKGVVAQNLIKKKGGGRVAALEVLVVNAAVSMLIREGKTAQVMSIMQTAKKEGMTLLNEELARFVKEELVEPGEAYSKSVDKEGFLKALDGHGISFKPPAD from the coding sequence ATGGCCGAAATCGACAAGTATTTCAAGCTGATGGTGGAGCATGGCACCTCGGATTTGCACTTCTGCACGGGGTGTAAGCCGATGTTTCGCAAGGATGGGTCGATCATGCCGCTCAAGGCGGACGAGGAGATTACCCCGGAGCGTGCGGAGCGTGTGCTCTTCGAAATCACACCGGAGAAGAACCTCAAGGAATTCCAGACCACCCACGACACCGACTTCGCCTATGAACTGGAGGGCTACGGGCGTTTCCGCGCCAATATCTTCCGGGATCACAAGGGGGTCGGGGGCGTGTTCCGCCTGATCCCCTCCGAGATACTGACCTTCGAGCAGCTGAAGCTTCCGCAGGCGCTCAAGAAGTTCTGCCAGTTGCACAAGGGCCTCGTGCTCGTCACCGGGCCCACGGGCAGCGGCAAGTCGACCACGCTGGCGGCGATGATCGACTACATCAACAAGAACCGGTCCGATCACATCATCACCATCGAGGACCCGATCGAATTCGTGCACGAGAACCAGCGCTGCCTGATCAACCAGCGCGAGGTGCATTCCCACACCATGGGCTTCAAGAACGCGCTGCGCGCCGCGCTCCGCGAGGATCCGGACATCGTGCTGGTGGGCGAAATGCGCGATCTGGAAACGACGCACATCGCGATCGAGACCGCCGAAACCGGCCACCTCGTCTTCGGAACGCTCCACACGACCACGGCGATCTCCACCGTGGACCGCCTGATCGACCAGTTCCCCTCGGGCCAGCAATCCCAGATCCGGACCATGCTCTCCGCCGCGCTGAAGGGCGTGGTGGCGCAGAACCTCATCAAGAAAAAGGGCGGCGGGCGTGTGGCGGCCCTGGAGGTGCTGGTGGTGAACGCGGCCGTGAGCATGCTCATCCGCGAAGGCAAGACCGCGCAGGTGATGAGCATCATGCAAACGGCCAAGAAAGAGGGCATGACCCTGCTGAACGAGGAGCTCGCGCGCTTCGTGAAGGAAGAGCTTGTGGAACCCGGCGAGGCCTATTCGAAGTCCGTCGACAAGGAGGGCTTCCTGAAGGCCCTCGACGGCCACGGAATCAGTTTCAAGCCCCCGGCCGACTGA